One stretch of Siphonobacter curvatus DNA includes these proteins:
- a CDS encoding sugar MFS transporter has protein sequence MAHSTLAASEQKAKFTEKKYLVTLVFVTSLFMLWGFAISMGDVLNKHFQNVLHVSKADSGLVQFSIFGAYAIMSLPAGFFMKKFGYKNGVLLGLILYACGAFLFIPAASSESFGFFRIALFILACGLATLETVAHPFVAGLGDERTSDQRINFAQSFNGLGTIIGPLVGTYLLLREGSESHDLESVKSLYLIIGFVIAGIAVLFSFVKVPVFQDAHAVSPEAYAAHPEAFKSEKKLFQHRHFVWAAIAQFFNAAAQGGTWAYFINYGHEKMGFSDETAGYYFAFSMVMMTVGRFVGTFLMKYIAPNKLLAAFALGNILMCLIVAQSFGWPSFIALLMLNFFFSIMFPTIFSLGLKDLGRHTQQGSSFISMGVVGGAFFPYIMGTIANTDVASAYYLPIICYAVIFIFGAKFAKPTA, from the coding sequence ATGGCTCATTCTACACTAGCCGCATCGGAACAAAAAGCAAAGTTTACCGAGAAGAAATACCTCGTCACACTCGTTTTTGTTACTTCTTTATTTATGCTCTGGGGCTTTGCAATCTCCATGGGCGATGTACTCAATAAACACTTTCAGAACGTTCTGCACGTATCCAAGGCCGACTCCGGACTGGTTCAGTTTTCCATTTTCGGAGCGTATGCCATTATGAGTTTGCCTGCCGGATTTTTCATGAAAAAATTCGGTTACAAAAACGGCGTACTGCTGGGTTTGATTCTGTACGCATGCGGGGCCTTTTTGTTCATTCCGGCAGCGAGTTCGGAATCCTTCGGATTCTTCCGAATTGCTCTGTTCATTCTGGCCTGCGGACTGGCGACGCTTGAAACCGTTGCTCACCCTTTCGTAGCGGGTCTGGGCGACGAACGTACGAGTGACCAGCGAATCAACTTCGCCCAGTCTTTCAACGGTCTCGGTACCATCATTGGACCCCTCGTTGGTACGTATCTGCTGTTACGGGAAGGCAGTGAAAGCCACGATCTTGAATCGGTTAAATCTCTGTATCTGATTATTGGTTTTGTGATTGCCGGGATTGCCGTGCTGTTTTCGTTTGTGAAAGTTCCGGTATTTCAGGATGCTCACGCTGTATCGCCCGAGGCGTACGCAGCCCATCCCGAAGCTTTTAAAAGTGAGAAAAAGCTTTTTCAACACCGTCATTTTGTGTGGGCGGCCATTGCTCAGTTTTTCAACGCCGCAGCTCAAGGCGGTACCTGGGCGTACTTCATCAACTACGGCCACGAGAAAATGGGCTTCTCTGACGAAACGGCTGGTTACTACTTCGCCTTTAGTATGGTGATGATGACCGTAGGTCGTTTTGTAGGAACCTTCCTGATGAAATACATTGCTCCGAATAAACTGCTGGCTGCCTTTGCACTAGGTAATATTCTGATGTGTCTGATCGTGGCTCAAAGCTTTGGCTGGCCGTCGTTTATCGCTTTGCTGATGCTGAACTTCTTCTTTAGTATCATGTTCCCTACGATCTTCAGTCTTGGATTGAAAGATCTGGGTCGCCATACGCAACAGGGGTCTTCATTCATTTCGATGGGTGTGGTTGGTGGAGCTTTCTTTCCCTACATCATGGGAACGATTGCTAACACGGACGTAGCTTCTGCGTATTATCTGCCCATCATCTGTTACGCGGTGATCTTTATTTTCGGTGCGAAATTCGCTAAACCAACGGCTTAA
- a CDS encoding TonB-dependent receptor has product MFFQRIRFTGVLLLWSVSAAFAQTLTGKVAEADGKNEPLVGANVYWLGTSIHTQTDPEGAFSIPKTVDQRRLVVSLVGYQSDTLMIDSLTSVTIYLKSTNQLQEVTVTSSATSIDRLNPIQTEIITSKALAKAACCNLSESFETNASVSVNYGDAVTGAKQIQLLGLAGNYVQINTENIPNIRGLNTTFGLNYTPGTWISSIDVSKGVGSVVNGYEAMTGAINIELAKPDGPDKLFLNGYVNSFGRGELNLNLARKLNEKWSVGLLSHGSTLQNRIDKNGDGFLDVPLYSQANVINRWKYQSDRWMTQFGVKALYEDRTGGQTQAGKDRPGVYEFGNLTRRVEVFSKTAQLFPSKPYKGVALILNGVYHDASARFGLRNYSGIQQTLYGNLIYQNIIGDTRHTYKAGASFMLDDYNERFQDSTFTRKELVPGLYGEYTYTIPEKLTLVAGGRVDFHNLYGTRFTPRVHLLYHLPAEFDLRLSVGKGWRVANAVAENYGMLVNSRTWSVLDRRLNPEESWNYGVGLTKALQWFGRKGNFTLDFYRTDFQNQLIIDMETADRISVYNLRGASFANSFQVEWNIEPLPRTEVKLAYRWFDVQQSVQTPGGETVLLPKMFVNRDRVLFNVGWASDKYEKWKVDFTWQWNGRRRIPNTDHSHDGTLTSVYAPAFSNFNAQVTKNFRTWALYVGGENLANFTQKNPIIGANDPFGKNFDASMVWGPVIGRMIYVGFRYKIGE; this is encoded by the coding sequence ATGTTTTTTCAGCGAATACGATTCACTGGAGTATTGCTCCTGTGGAGTGTTTCGGCTGCTTTTGCTCAAACGTTAACGGGGAAAGTAGCTGAAGCCGACGGCAAAAACGAGCCGCTGGTTGGAGCAAACGTCTACTGGCTCGGTACGTCCATTCATACGCAAACCGATCCGGAGGGAGCCTTTTCCATTCCCAAAACTGTCGATCAACGCCGACTGGTAGTCTCGCTGGTGGGTTACCAAAGCGATACTTTAATGATTGATTCGCTGACTTCGGTAACGATTTATCTGAAATCGACGAATCAGTTGCAGGAAGTTACTGTCACGAGTTCGGCCACCAGTATCGACCGCCTTAATCCCATTCAAACGGAAATTATTACCAGCAAGGCCCTGGCGAAAGCCGCCTGTTGTAACCTCTCGGAAAGCTTTGAAACCAATGCTTCCGTATCAGTCAATTACGGAGACGCTGTAACCGGAGCCAAGCAGATTCAGTTGCTCGGACTGGCCGGAAATTACGTCCAGATCAACACCGAAAATATTCCCAACATCCGGGGCCTGAATACTACGTTCGGTTTGAATTATACGCCAGGCACCTGGATCAGCTCCATCGATGTATCCAAGGGCGTGGGTAGCGTCGTGAACGGTTATGAAGCCATGACCGGAGCCATTAATATCGAGCTGGCCAAACCCGACGGTCCCGATAAACTTTTTTTGAACGGCTACGTCAACAGCTTTGGTCGGGGTGAGCTGAATCTGAATCTGGCTCGCAAACTCAACGAAAAATGGTCGGTGGGTTTACTGAGTCATGGAAGCACGCTGCAAAACCGCATTGACAAAAACGGCGACGGCTTTCTGGATGTGCCTCTGTACTCGCAGGCCAATGTGATCAATCGCTGGAAGTATCAGTCCGACCGCTGGATGACGCAATTTGGCGTGAAGGCTTTGTACGAAGACCGGACGGGTGGACAAACTCAGGCGGGCAAAGACCGCCCCGGCGTGTACGAATTTGGTAACCTGACCCGCCGCGTGGAAGTATTCAGCAAGACCGCTCAATTATTTCCCTCCAAACCCTACAAAGGGGTAGCCTTGATTTTGAATGGCGTCTACCACGATGCGTCGGCCCGGTTTGGATTGCGAAATTATTCGGGTATCCAGCAGACTTTGTACGGAAACCTGATTTATCAGAATATCATCGGCGATACGCGGCATACGTATAAGGCCGGAGCGAGTTTCATGCTGGATGATTACAACGAGCGTTTCCAGGATTCAACGTTCACGCGGAAAGAACTCGTGCCGGGCCTGTACGGCGAGTATACCTACACCATTCCCGAGAAACTAACGCTGGTAGCGGGTGGTCGGGTGGACTTTCACAATCTGTACGGAACCCGGTTTACGCCGCGAGTACACCTATTGTACCACCTGCCCGCTGAATTCGATCTGCGACTGAGTGTCGGAAAAGGCTGGCGAGTGGCGAATGCCGTAGCCGAAAACTACGGGATGCTCGTCAACTCTCGCACGTGGTCGGTACTGGATCGGCGGCTGAACCCGGAAGAAAGCTGGAACTACGGAGTGGGTCTGACGAAAGCCTTGCAATGGTTTGGCCGCAAGGGAAATTTCACGCTGGATTTTTATCGAACGGACTTCCAGAACCAGCTCATCATCGATATGGAAACGGCGGACCGGATTTCGGTGTACAACCTGCGGGGAGCGAGTTTCGCTAATAGTTTTCAAGTAGAATGGAACATCGAGCCGCTGCCGCGTACGGAGGTTAAATTGGCGTATCGCTGGTTCGACGTTCAGCAAAGCGTACAAACGCCCGGCGGCGAAACGGTACTCTTACCCAAGATGTTCGTCAACCGGGATCGGGTGTTGTTCAACGTGGGTTGGGCGAGTGACAAATACGAAAAATGGAAAGTAGACTTTACCTGGCAGTGGAACGGTCGGCGACGGATTCCAAATACCGATCATAGTCACGATGGTACACTGACCTCCGTATACGCTCCGGCTTTTTCCAATTTCAATGCTCAGGTAACCAAGAATTTCCGAACCTGGGCCTTGTACGTAGGCGGTGAAAACCTGGCTAATTTCACTCAGAAAAATCCAATCATCGGAGCAAACGATCCGTTCGGAAAAAACTTCGACGCCTCCATGGTCTGGGGCCCTGTCATCGGAAGAATGATCTACGTGGGATTTCGGTATAAAATTGGGGAGTAG
- a CDS encoding four-helix bundle copper-binding protein, translated as MNMDACIEACLACVKTCEACVTNCVTKMDHDMDRTQCIQLCRDCAEVCTTCARLCARDSQFAMDMCKLCAEVCKACAAECEKHAQHGDEVCARCAEACRHCAEVCESMVAA; from the coding sequence ATGAACATGGATGCTTGTATCGAGGCCTGTCTGGCCTGCGTGAAAACCTGCGAAGCCTGCGTTACGAATTGTGTAACGAAGATGGATCACGACATGGACCGTACCCAGTGTATTCAGTTATGCCGGGACTGTGCCGAAGTTTGTACGACCTGTGCCCGGTTATGTGCCCGGGATTCTCAGTTTGCCATGGATATGTGTAAACTCTGTGCAGAAGTATGTAAAGCTTGTGCGGCCGAATGCGAAAAGCACGCCCAGCACGGCGACGAAGTCTGTGCCCGCTGTGCCGAAGCCTGCCGCCACTGTGCGGAGGTATGCGAAAGCATGGTTGCCGCTTAA
- a CDS encoding glutathionylspermidine synthase family protein gives MKIKTLPTAPEAQLRQIGWDWMLGSDTLPYLTHELVSINQTEAQAYYDAANDLYELFVEAGQAVIDQERFAELGIPENLIELIKLSWNDDRHLHLYGRFDLAGGIDGKPIKLIEFNADTATCIPETGIVQWAHLKANGLDEAAQFNTLYESLVENFEILRNLNSDLTPTLLVSAMRDTPEDDANVQVIGEAAKEAGFDVEYAYVDEVEFSPSEGLFRQNSQNGTFERFDFWFKLVPWEYIAWEEPDLADILTQVVKNRKTVIINPAYTLLFQSKAILKVLWELNPNHPLLLQTQAQPLAGKASVRKVLFGREGANVEMLDPQGKATDQAEGEYGEQDSIYQEYVEFPVDPQGNRYQAGVFFAGEGCGLGFRRGGKILDNSAQFSGHLVE, from the coding sequence ATGAAAATTAAAACCTTACCTACGGCTCCAGAAGCCCAGCTTCGTCAAATTGGCTGGGACTGGATGCTGGGTTCCGATACACTTCCTTACTTGACTCATGAGTTGGTAAGTATTAACCAGACTGAGGCTCAGGCGTATTATGACGCGGCCAATGATTTGTACGAACTATTTGTAGAAGCTGGACAAGCCGTGATTGATCAGGAACGTTTTGCGGAACTGGGCATTCCCGAAAACCTGATTGAACTGATCAAACTCTCCTGGAACGACGACCGCCATTTGCACCTGTACGGTCGCTTCGATCTGGCTGGAGGCATTGACGGCAAGCCCATTAAACTGATTGAGTTCAATGCCGATACAGCTACCTGCATCCCCGAAACGGGCATTGTGCAGTGGGCCCACCTGAAGGCCAACGGGCTCGACGAAGCCGCTCAGTTTAATACCTTGTACGAATCGCTGGTAGAGAACTTTGAAATTCTACGGAATCTCAACTCTGATCTGACGCCTACCCTGCTGGTATCGGCCATGCGGGATACACCCGAAGACGACGCCAACGTACAGGTGATTGGCGAAGCGGCCAAAGAGGCCGGTTTTGATGTAGAGTATGCCTACGTGGATGAAGTGGAATTTTCGCCAAGTGAAGGCCTTTTTCGCCAAAATTCGCAAAATGGCACGTTTGAACGCTTTGATTTCTGGTTCAAACTTGTTCCTTGGGAATACATTGCCTGGGAAGAACCGGATCTGGCGGATATTCTGACGCAGGTGGTTAAAAACCGGAAAACGGTAATTATTAACCCCGCATATACCCTGCTATTCCAGTCCAAGGCTATTTTGAAAGTTCTCTGGGAATTGAATCCCAATCATCCGCTCCTGCTGCAAACGCAGGCCCAACCCTTAGCGGGCAAGGCTTCGGTTCGGAAAGTACTCTTTGGCCGGGAAGGGGCCAATGTAGAAATGCTCGATCCGCAGGGGAAAGCTACCGACCAGGCCGAGGGTGAATACGGAGAACAGGATTCCATCTATCAGGAATACGTGGAATTTCCGGTGGATCCACAGGGTAATCGCTATCAGGCGGGGGTTTTCTTCGCGGGAGAAGGCTGCGGGTTAGGTTTTCGTCGGGGCGGGAAAATTCTGGATAACTCCGCTCAGTTCTCGGGGCATCTGGTGGAGTAA
- a CDS encoding heavy-metal-associated domain-containing protein: MLKSLVFSCCLLLSGLVWAKDEPKTVKIKTSAICGMCKARIEKNLAFSKGVKESNLDLKDKVVTITYDPKKTNEEQIKETIMKTGYDADSVPADAKGYEKLPACCKKDSKMSHHE, from the coding sequence ATGTTAAAATCACTCGTATTCAGCTGCTGCCTCTTATTGAGCGGACTGGTTTGGGCAAAGGACGAACCCAAAACCGTAAAAATCAAAACCTCGGCCATTTGTGGCATGTGCAAAGCCCGGATCGAAAAGAATCTGGCTTTTTCGAAAGGAGTTAAAGAATCCAATCTGGACCTAAAAGATAAGGTCGTAACGATAACGTACGACCCCAAGAAGACGAACGAAGAGCAGATTAAGGAAACCATCATGAAAACGGGTTACGACGCCGACAGCGTACCCGCCGACGCGAAAGGCTACGAAAAACTGCCCGCCTGCTGCAAGAAAGACAGCAAAATGAGTCACCACGAGTAG
- a CDS encoding sensor histidine kinase encodes MRLLEKTNRIYLLFSVILYLATALAFYGIIKWLIYDEVENRLLVEKRDFQLYIQHYGWTANSYFVENKIEVELGRVPAGFQESFKDTLIEDRYTQKLVPFRQLTFYESIKGVEHRVAIRKSMIQSYRLMEAITFTMATVLALLLAGTYWFQDRLSGRIWQPFYETLSRIKQFDLVRGQHLQLDQPDIIEFKELNEVLQKMSDQILHDYLNLKEFTENASHELQTPLALITAKVEELIQSEHLTEKQTRWIQTIYEASLRMSRLYQGLLLLAKIENRQFANEQPINLSDQLLERLWDMEELLQHKGIRLHTAVEAPFWANLPPVLAENLVTNLVSNALRHNVPQGEIRLRSTDSALCLSNTGHPLQNDPNDLFSRFKKQGGSSESVGLGLSIVKEICDNYGLQIRYAEIGGIHEFCITKKKVDE; translated from the coding sequence ATGAGATTGCTCGAAAAAACCAACCGGATCTATCTGCTTTTTTCGGTGATCTTGTATCTGGCTACGGCTCTGGCGTTCTACGGAATTATCAAATGGCTCATTTACGATGAAGTAGAAAACCGATTACTGGTAGAAAAGCGGGATTTTCAACTCTATATCCAGCATTACGGGTGGACGGCCAACTCATACTTCGTCGAGAACAAGATTGAAGTAGAGTTAGGCCGCGTACCCGCAGGTTTTCAGGAATCATTTAAGGATACACTGATCGAAGATCGGTATACGCAAAAGCTGGTTCCCTTTCGGCAACTGACGTTTTACGAGTCCATTAAAGGCGTTGAGCATCGGGTAGCTATTCGCAAATCCATGATTCAGTCGTACCGGCTTATGGAGGCGATTACGTTCACGATGGCCACGGTACTTGCTCTATTACTTGCGGGTACGTACTGGTTTCAGGATCGCCTCTCAGGACGTATCTGGCAGCCTTTTTACGAGACATTATCTCGCATTAAGCAGTTCGACTTGGTCCGTGGTCAGCATTTGCAACTTGATCAGCCCGACATCATTGAATTCAAGGAATTGAATGAAGTGTTACAGAAAATGTCCGATCAGATACTGCACGATTATCTGAACCTGAAGGAATTCACCGAAAACGCTTCTCACGAATTACAAACCCCGCTGGCCCTGATTACGGCTAAAGTAGAAGAGCTGATTCAGTCCGAGCATCTGACGGAAAAGCAGACTCGCTGGATTCAAACCATCTACGAAGCATCGCTGCGGATGTCACGACTGTATCAGGGCTTGCTATTACTGGCCAAGATTGAAAATCGGCAGTTTGCCAACGAACAACCTATCAATCTTAGCGATCAGTTGTTGGAGCGATTATGGGACATGGAAGAATTGCTTCAACACAAAGGCATCCGGTTACATACAGCCGTGGAAGCTCCGTTTTGGGCTAACCTGCCACCCGTACTGGCCGAAAATTTGGTTACCAATCTGGTCAGTAATGCCTTACGTCATAACGTGCCCCAAGGCGAAATCCGCCTACGCTCTACCGATTCTGCCTTGTGCCTTAGCAATACGGGGCATCCTTTACAGAATGATCCGAACGATTTATTCTCCCGCTTTAAAAAGCAAGGAGGTTCTTCCGAATCCGTAGGTTTGGGTTTATCAATTGTGAAAGAAATATGCGATAATTATGGCCTTCAGATCCGCTACGCCGAAATCGGAGGTATTCACGAATTTTGCATTACCAAAAAGAAGGTAGATGAATAA
- a CDS encoding HYC_CC_PP family protein, translating to MKPSLLFRLFNVFMVLIVLISSTGFGLVEHTCHIRNKKKVSLVSMDKKSCPACTKNGSSTPTHQTFKKQKCCEEEVRYEHVPYTSSLTKLAAKFVKMVVEFTAHFAFTFFQLLTEAIQSLLYGTASARAAVPLAGRTLLSFVQSFLI from the coding sequence ATGAAACCGTCGTTACTTTTCCGCTTGTTTAACGTCTTTATGGTGCTGATCGTCCTGATCAGTTCTACTGGTTTCGGCTTGGTGGAGCACACGTGCCATATCCGGAACAAGAAGAAAGTATCGCTGGTGTCGATGGATAAGAAGAGCTGCCCTGCCTGTACAAAGAATGGCAGTTCAACGCCAACGCATCAGACCTTCAAAAAGCAAAAATGCTGTGAGGAAGAAGTACGGTACGAACACGTTCCGTATACCTCGTCGCTAACCAAGCTGGCGGCCAAATTCGTGAAAATGGTCGTAGAGTTTACGGCTCATTTTGCGTTTACCTTCTTTCAGTTACTGACCGAAGCCATTCAGTCGCTACTCTACGGTACGGCTTCGGCTCGGGCGGCGGTCCCGCTAGCGGGGCGTACCCTGCTTTCCTTTGTCCAATCTTTCCTAATTTGA
- a CDS encoding helix-turn-helix domain-containing protein yields MKLYIKNMVCDRCKLVVRQTLEDLGMTPERVELGEVEVNGDVPDWSRLQQRLEQLGFELLEDKRKQLVTQIKRLVLAYINQPARQNLSDYLAEQLNREYSALSKLFSESEQQTIEQYVIRLKIEKAKELLSYRERNLSEIADELGYSSVAHLSNQFKKVTGVTPSQFRLTEAVNRQSLDQI; encoded by the coding sequence ATGAAATTATACATCAAAAACATGGTTTGCGATCGCTGCAAGCTGGTGGTTCGGCAAACTTTGGAAGACCTGGGCATGACGCCAGAACGCGTCGAACTGGGTGAAGTGGAAGTAAACGGTGACGTGCCGGACTGGTCCCGCCTGCAACAGCGACTGGAGCAACTGGGCTTTGAACTCCTGGAAGATAAACGCAAGCAACTCGTCACCCAGATCAAACGGCTGGTGCTGGCGTATATCAACCAGCCCGCCCGGCAGAACCTGTCGGACTATCTGGCCGAGCAGCTTAACCGTGAGTACAGTGCGTTAAGCAAGCTGTTTTCGGAAAGTGAACAGCAAACCATCGAGCAGTACGTGATTCGACTGAAAATCGAGAAGGCAAAGGAATTACTCAGCTATCGGGAACGCAACCTCAGTGAAATTGCCGATGAATTAGGATACAGCAGCGTTGCTCATTTGTCGAATCAGTTCAAAAAAGTGACGGGAGTAACGCCCAGTCAATTTCGACTCACCGAGGCCGTAAACCGGCAGTCACTCGATCAGATCTGA
- a CDS encoding response regulator transcription factor has product MKMLVVEDEQGLAESISAYLSREGYRCEMAVTYAEADEKMYLYEYDCVIVDLTLPGGDGLQLIETLKKRTASTGIIIISARNALEDRIKGLEVGSDDYLTKPFHLSELNARVKSLIRRRNFGGHNEIQYREILVQVQARKVFVNQQETVLSRKEYDLLLYFLANIDVALTKASIAEHLWGDHIDSADSLDMVYSHIKNLRRKLVEKGSGDYIRSIYGIGYKFGTA; this is encoded by the coding sequence ATGAAAATGTTGGTGGTGGAAGATGAACAGGGCCTGGCCGAAAGTATTTCGGCTTATTTATCGCGGGAAGGATACCGCTGTGAAATGGCCGTTACCTACGCCGAAGCCGATGAAAAAATGTATTTGTATGAATACGACTGCGTCATTGTAGACCTAACGCTACCCGGCGGCGATGGCCTGCAACTCATCGAAACGCTCAAAAAGCGAACGGCCTCGACGGGGATCATTATCATTTCGGCCCGTAATGCTCTGGAAGATCGAATTAAAGGACTGGAAGTAGGCTCAGATGACTATTTGACCAAACCCTTTCATCTTTCCGAACTCAATGCCCGCGTAAAATCCCTGATTCGGCGGCGAAATTTTGGCGGCCACAACGAAATTCAGTATCGTGAAATACTCGTGCAGGTTCAGGCTCGTAAAGTGTTCGTGAATCAGCAGGAAACGGTGCTTTCCCGCAAAGAATATGATCTGTTACTCTACTTTCTGGCGAATATCGACGTAGCTCTCACGAAAGCATCCATTGCCGAGCACCTCTGGGGCGACCACATCGACTCCGCCGATTCGCTGGATATGGTGTACTCGCACATTAAAAACCTGCGTCGCAAGCTCGTCGAAAAAGGAAGTGGCGATTATATTCGATCCATTTACGGCATTGGCTACAAATTTGGAACGGCATGA
- a CDS encoding DUF937 domain-containing protein: MNIFSYLKDYLSADLVEAMASHINEDAGKTRQAAEVTALSVVAAFLKRSSTESGAKAMYKAIERENLYGNHLGPLSAQFRDRDQASQIIQKGSNLFSHLLPDKRSVLIAMIASHARIRSSSATSVLGAMSYLTLDILGKQVKDQNLDPVGLAMVLRNQKDYLIKEADPELLDKVVTTLSIEDMERIGYVTPTEEAEAEVVSRTRTRPQTENPYADLTENPTFPWKAILGGVALLVVLGGGYYAWQQYGSTVQSAALQDTTVTEEVALPTDSTARYPDSTQVATTPATATTPAGESLADKLTQHLNNPLSKAGKTFVFEGITFDPLTNEPTPQSIPALDGLAAVLKKNPNLQLKFTGVTRQAANKKNVFKQANSIKAYLTRAGVDIIRLDVASFVTQDAGRSGEDFIVVKVVQQ; this comes from the coding sequence ATGAATATTTTTTCGTACCTGAAAGACTATCTCTCCGCCGATCTGGTGGAGGCTATGGCTTCCCATATTAATGAAGATGCCGGAAAAACCCGGCAGGCAGCGGAGGTAACGGCTTTGTCCGTAGTAGCTGCTTTTTTGAAAAGGTCATCGACCGAGAGTGGGGCAAAGGCCATGTACAAAGCCATTGAGCGAGAAAACCTCTATGGCAATCACTTAGGACCCCTGTCTGCTCAATTCCGGGATCGGGATCAGGCTAGCCAGATTATTCAGAAAGGAAGTAATCTGTTTAGTCACTTATTGCCCGACAAACGGAGTGTTCTCATTGCGATGATTGCCAGCCATGCTCGCATTCGGAGTTCTTCGGCTACCAGCGTGCTGGGAGCAATGTCGTACCTGACGTTGGATATTCTGGGTAAGCAGGTGAAAGATCAGAATCTGGACCCGGTTGGGCTAGCTATGGTCTTGCGTAACCAAAAAGATTACCTCATCAAAGAGGCCGATCCCGAATTGCTGGATAAAGTCGTAACGACACTTTCCATTGAAGATATGGAACGGATTGGTTACGTAACGCCCACGGAGGAAGCTGAAGCCGAGGTAGTATCGCGAACCCGAACCCGCCCTCAGACGGAAAATCCTTACGCGGATCTAACGGAAAATCCTACCTTTCCCTGGAAGGCAATTCTAGGAGGGGTGGCTTTGCTGGTAGTACTCGGCGGTGGCTATTACGCTTGGCAACAGTACGGAAGTACGGTGCAGTCGGCGGCTCTGCAGGATACAACGGTTACCGAAGAAGTAGCCTTACCCACGGATTCAACGGCTCGCTATCCGGATTCAACACAAGTAGCAACAACACCTGCTACGGCGACGACGCCCGCTGGTGAATCATTGGCCGATAAGCTGACCCAACATCTGAATAATCCGCTGAGCAAAGCGGGCAAAACGTTCGTTTTTGAAGGGATCACCTTTGATCCGCTAACGAACGAGCCTACGCCCCAATCCATTCCGGCCCTTGATGGGCTAGCTGCCGTGCTCAAGAAGAATCCAAACTTGCAACTCAAGTTTACCGGAGTAACGCGGCAGGCGGCAAACAAGAAAAACGTATTCAAGCAAGCCAATAGTATTAAAGCTTACCTGACTCGGGCGGGGGTTGACATCATCCGACTGGATGTGGCTAGCTTTGTGACCCAAGATGCGGGGAGATCGGGTGAAGATTTTATAGTTGTGAAAGTAGTACAACAATAG
- a CDS encoding nuclear transport factor 2 family protein produces the protein MKTLLPILTLVVASFTAQAQSEDAAIKETLQNYIDGGATGDTASLNRAFYPTANLRSLANGRVTSTPVKEFIGRTPKGGANWTGRIVSYSYLGTAGSAVLEMQLESFKFVDFLSLMKIGNDWKIVSRVFTRAEKDQPITSVGGGKTAVAQKKTVAKPKPKSDDGWE, from the coding sequence ATGAAGACGCTCTTACCCATTCTTACGCTTGTTGTGGCAAGCTTTACGGCTCAGGCTCAAAGCGAAGATGCTGCGATTAAGGAAACGCTCCAAAACTATATTGATGGTGGAGCAACCGGCGACACAGCCAGTCTGAACCGGGCATTCTACCCCACGGCAAACCTGCGTAGTCTGGCCAATGGCCGCGTAACGAGCACACCTGTGAAGGAATTTATTGGTCGTACGCCCAAAGGTGGAGCCAACTGGACGGGTCGGATTGTATCCTACAGTTATTTGGGTACGGCGGGTTCGGCCGTACTGGAAATGCAACTGGAGTCTTTTAAATTTGTTGACTTTTTGTCGCTGATGAAAATCGGAAACGACTGGAAAATCGTAAGTAGAGTTTTCACACGGGCTGAAAAAGATCAACCCATTACTTCAGTGGGAGGAGGAAAAACTGCCGTTGCTCAGAAAAAAACTGTAGCGAAGCCCAAGCCGAAATCGGACGATGGCTGGGAATGA